The following proteins are co-located in the Deinococcus metallilatus genome:
- a CDS encoding Crp/Fnr family transcriptional regulator, producing the protein MDRAELLLTHAPVFQGAQAEDLRPLAALASFRVLKRGEHLFREGEALDTVFLVSSGSVRVYRLARGGTRELTLHVEGPRQLVAGVAAFQSRAVAPASAVALQTPTELLCLPAGTVRERVFGTPALAQAVIAYFARRQAELLTRVEGLVFSELGERLAAYLLENARQPHALPTNSELAALLGTVPELVSRKLGEFYRLNLIHLERRTVCITDPVELARLAQGERE; encoded by the coding sequence ATGGACCGTGCCGAACTGCTGCTGACCCACGCCCCAGTCTTTCAGGGCGCCCAGGCCGAAGACCTGCGTCCCCTGGCGGCGCTGGCCTCCTTCCGCGTCCTGAAGCGCGGCGAACACCTGTTCCGCGAGGGGGAGGCGCTGGACACCGTCTTTCTGGTGAGTTCGGGCAGCGTGCGGGTGTACCGCCTGGCGCGGGGCGGCACACGCGAACTCACGCTGCACGTGGAAGGCCCACGGCAACTGGTGGCGGGCGTCGCGGCCTTCCAGAGCCGGGCGGTGGCCCCGGCGAGTGCCGTGGCGCTGCAAACGCCCACCGAGCTGCTGTGCCTGCCTGCCGGGACCGTGCGCGAACGGGTCTTCGGCACGCCTGCCCTCGCGCAGGCCGTGATCGCCTACTTCGCGCGGCGTCAGGCCGAACTGCTCACCCGCGTGGAGGGGCTGGTCTTCAGCGAACTCGGGGAACGGCTGGCCGCCTACCTGCTGGAAAATGCCCGCCAGCCCCACGCCCTGCCCACCAACAGCGAACTCGCGGCCCTGCTGGGCACCGTGCCCGAACTGGTCAGCCGCAAGCTGGGCGAGTTCTACCGCCTGAACCTGATTCACCTCGAACGCCGGACCGTGTGTATTACCGATCCGGTGGAACTGGCGCGGCTGGCACAGGGGGAGCGGGAGTGA
- a CDS encoding cupin domain-containing protein, giving the protein MKRAQPPQVLATTAGGRCLLFHLDAGEGVPPHQHPQAQVVIAVLSGELHVTTGEGLRALYGGEVMTHDGDQPIALEAVQPGTQVLVTLLHGG; this is encoded by the coding sequence ATGAAGCGTGCCCAGCCCCCGCAAGTCCTGGCGACAACAGCGGGGGGCCGTTGCCTCCTCTTTCATCTGGACGCCGGGGAGGGGGTGCCTCCCCACCAGCACCCGCAGGCGCAGGTCGTGATTGCCGTCCTGAGCGGTGAACTGCACGTCACCACCGGCGAGGGGCTCCGTGCTCTCTACGGCGGCGAGGTCATGACGCATGACGGTGACCAGCCGATTGCCCTGGAGGCTGTCCAGCCGGGGACGCAGGTGCTGGTCACGTTGCTGCATGGCGGCTAG